Genomic window (Ureibacillus composti):
TCATATCATGATAGTCATAATTTAAAATGCGTTTCACGCGCTTGAAGTACTTAAACAGTCGTTCATTTGGATGGGCATTTGCTTTATATTCATTGATAATTTTTGTCACGAGTGGAACCAATTCATCTGGTTCGATTCCTTCTGCTACCGGTTGAGCTGCATGAGCAGTACGTCCAACTGGTTTTGCACCGATGAATAAATCAAACTTCTTTTTGCGATAAACGATGCCAATATCGTCAAACACTGCACGGTAGCAGGCCATGCCACATCCATTAATCCCGATATTTAATTCTTTCGGTAACTTCATGCCACCCAACTCACGCTGAATCTGTTCGGCATAGGGAATGGCATCTGTCTTTTCGCCATAGCAAAAATCACATGCTTTTAAATTTAAATAATCACCAATAGGGGCTAACAAAAATCCGACTCTTTCTAATTTTTCGACAATAAAACTCGGATCTTCTGTAGTAATTTTCAGGTGAATTTTATGATCAGGCGTATATTCCATCGTGCCATTTTCCCCAACGACATCTGCTAATGATCGCATTTGTTCTGGTGTGAAAAATTTATTGGCAACACCAGGGCTCACTGCTATTTCAAAAATCGATTCTATTTTTTGATTTACAATGGGCTTAGTTTGAACCTGTACGGAAGATGATTCTTTCCTTAGTCCGGTCACTAATGCCAATGCTTCATTGGCGAGTTCCAGTGCTGATTTATTTACTTTTTTTTTAGCTACAATCTGTTCATAACCACTTGCAGCTAATCCCGTTTCTTGGTCAAGTGCCCATGGTTCAGCTTCTTTTTTCAATCTTTGATGAGGTTTTAACGGTTGTTTCTCTTCCCCTAACGTATATTTGCGCTGATAACCCCGTGGTGTAATCATTTTATTGTCATAGTAGAATGTTGACGAATTCCCTACCACAACGGTTGTTAACATCCCAATTTCATGATTTAACATTTCCGCTAACGTCGTCATGACAATTTGTTGTTTTTCTCTATATGCACTTTTCACTAAACCAACAGGCGTTGCAGGTGAACGATATTTTAGTAAAATACGTTGTGCTTCCACAATTTGTCGAGTTCGACGGCCGCTTTTCGGATTGTAAAATGCGACAACAAAGTCTGCCATTGCAGCTGCTTCAATCCGTTTTTCAATCACTGTCCACGGTGTTAAATGATCACTTAAACTAATGGTGCAGGAATCATGCATGACAGGTGCACCTAGTAAACTCGCACAAGAATTGATTGCCGATATTCCTGGTACTACTTCAACTTCTATCCCTGATTCGGCTGTCCACCCTAGTTCAATAAGTACTTCATAAACAAGGCCAGCCATTCCATATACACCTGCATCACCACTTGAAATAACAGACACAATATTTCCGAGTTCGGCTTGGCGAACCGCTTCTTGAGCACGAGATACTTCTTCTGTCATGCCGGTGCTGACGATCGATTTTGCCGTCACTAAGTGTGCTATTAATTCAACATAAGTTTTATAGCCGATAATAAAATCGCTTTCTTTCAATGCATCAACGGCTCTTTTTGTAATATGTTCGTAATCCCCAGGTCCAAAGCCAACGACAAAGATTTTCCCTTTTTGCATTTATGTACCTCCCTAAATATGTATTGGCCATCATAAAAGGTCTGTTTCATTTCTTTTTTCAAGCGCTACAAGCTCATTTCTATTGAATGCAATATAGATTCGAAACAATATGAACACAAAAAAGCCTGTATTCTCGAAAAAAGAATACAGGCTTCATATTGGCATAACAAAAAAGTTAGATTACCTCTATGTAAAAAATAAAAAATTAGCCTTATCTTTTCCCTCCGAAAAGTATAACTATCATTACTAAGCAGGTTTCCTGACTTGGCTTCATTTTACTTCCACACCTTCCCAAAACTTGGTGGTATTGTGGGTTCATCTGCCTTACAGTAGCGGGGGCTGTACTAGACTTTCACTAGTTTCCCTTTTACCTCATTGATATGAGCACTTAATAACATAATCTATTAATTTATCTAAAATATACCACAGTTCCACTATAAGTCAAACTATTTTTCGTTTCAAAAGAAATGATAGATTTTGGTGGAAGGAACTGCTATTATGTCATATTGACGACAATTGAATGATTTTTGGTGCTAATTTTTTTAGCTTAATAGGGAAGCACGGTGTAATTCCGTCACTGTCCCGCAACTGTAAATTCGGAGCAATCCAAAGAGACCACTGTAATATTACGGGAAGGTTTGGTGCGCGTTGATGAAAAGTCAGGAGACCTGCCAAAAATCCAAAAATTCAGCCTACGAGGATAGGTGCGATTCAAAGACATATAAGCAATTATGTCTTTATTTCATGCACTTTTCTCCTTTTCGTCAAAATATTTTAAGGAGGATTAACATGAAAAGTATTTTTTCAAAGTTATTTTATTTTGGAATTGTTTTATTATTCATTCCAAAACCGGCTTATGCGATGCACATTATGGAGGGATTCTTACCTGTCAAATGGGCAATTTTTTGGTTTGCCTTATGCTTACCATTTTTAGTTATCGGTTTGCGCAAAATCAAAAACACGTTGAAGGACCATCCTGAAAGTAAAATGCTATTAGGTTTATCTGGTGCGTTTGCATTTGTATTATCGGCATTAAAAATTCCTTCAGTTACAGGAAGTTGTTCCCATCCTACGGGTGTTGGTTTAGGTACCATTTTATTCGGACCTTTTGTCATGAGTGTAATGGGATCCATCGTTCTTTTGTTCCAAGCTTTATTACTTGCTCACGGTGGGTTAACAACTTTAGGTGCCAATATATTCTCTATGGCTATTGTTGGACCTTTTATTGCTTATGGAATTTATAAAGGCGCAACGAAATTAGGCGTATCAATTTCGATAGCAGTCTTTCTAGCAGCGATGTTAGGTGATTTAGGTACCTATGTCATGACTTCCATTCAATTAGCATTGGCATTCCCTTCTGAAGTTGGCGGGACTTTTGCCTCTTTCCAAAAATTTAGTGGTATCTTTGCTTTAACACAAGTTCCACTAGCAGTTAGTGAAGGTATATTAACGGTCATTGTCATGAACTTTTTGCAAAAATATAATGTTCGTGAATTAATGAATTTAAATATATTAAAAGTAAAGGAGAATTAATATGCTGAAAAAGAACTTAATCCTTCTTTCTCTTGTTATAATATTGGTTATTTTCCCGATTATCTTCATAAAAGACGCTGAATTTGGTGGCGCTGATGGCGAAGCAGAAGAAGCAATCACAGAAATCAATTCAAGTTATGAGCCATGGTTCAACTCGATTTGGGAACCACCTAGTGGTGAAATTGAAAGTTTACTATTTGTCCTACAGGCTGCCATTGGTGCGGGATTTATCGGGTATTTTGTAGGATATATGCGTGGTAGAGCAAAAAAATCAAAGGTTAATTCATAATGCTTTCCATCGATCAATATGCACATATAAATAAATTAGCAACGATTAATGCTAATCAAAAAATCTCCTTGTCTATAGGCGCTCTTTTGTTCGTTTGGTTGACAAAAAATTTAGCTGTTACCATTTGGACATTTGTGCTATTGTCCTTTGTTATTGTGTATATTGCGCGTATTCCGTTGCGCTTTTACTTAATGTTGTTATTAGCCCCTGCAAGCTTTTGTCTACTAGGGGTTCTATCAATCGCCCTCTCCTACACGATATCACCTCTACCAAGTGAGGTCATTTGGGAAGTAACAATTTTTAAACTAACTATTTTTATTATTGAAAGAGATTTAAACCGGGCAGTTCAATTATTCTACACAGCTTTTGGAACTGTTACTTGTTTATATTCTTGCATTCTTACTACACCAATGTACGAGATTAATAATTTACTAAAGAAATTAAAAGTCCCTGACATTTTAATTGAGCTAATGACATTAACTTATCATTTTATCTTTTTATTTTTAGATTGTATGGTTAAAGTTTATACAGCCCAGCAGACAAGATTAGGTCATCAATCATTAAGAAATCGTTACCATTCATTATCATTATTAATTACGGCACTTTTCAGAGAAATATTTTATCGTCATGATCAGTTGGTTTTAGCGATGAAAGCTCGGAATATTGATTCTTTCCTAATTCCTACGAATTTTTATAAGAAAAAATCAAGAAGCAAAAAATTGACTTGGATTACTGTAACTTACTTTTCAATCAATATGGTTCTTTGGCTATTATAGGAGGTATTTACTTGACGACGCCTTTTTTCAAATTAAATAATGTTACATACTGCTACCCTGATGGAACAAAGGCATTATCAAATTTAAATTTCGAACTCCCTAAGAATAAAAAAATTGCAATCTTAGGAAAAAACGGATCAGGAAAATCTACTCTTTTTCAACTATTAATGGGGTTAATTCAACCTACTGAGGGTGAAATACATTTTGAAGGTGTTTCAATCAGTTATAAGAAATCTACACTTGCAAACCTTCGACAACGAGTAGGTCTTTTGTTTCAAGATGCCAATAACCAATTATTTGCTTCAACGGTAAAACAAGATGTGATGTATGGGCCAATCAATCTCGGTTGGTCAGATTCGAAAGTAAATCAGCAGGTTGATGAGGCTCTCCAATTAACTGAACTAACCTCTTTAGCAGATCGTCCCATTCACTTTTTAAGTGGTGGACAGAAGAAGCGTGCGACCATTGCCGGGGTATATGCCATGAACCCTTCTGTTTTTATATTAGATGAACCAACAAGTAGCTTAGACTACTATTTTTCAAAACAACTCATGCATTATTTAGATTACCTTTCGGATGGAACTCGGACATTTTTATATGCAACCCACCAAATCAACTTAGTGTATGGATGGGCTGATTATTATATAGTTCTACACGATGGTAAAGTTTTATATGAGGGAGATGCTGAAGGTCTATTTTCAAATAATGAGCTGCTAGAACTCGCCCATATTGAGAAACCATGGATTTTTGAAGTATATCAACAGATGAATACAGGTTTATCTAGCCAAATTTCTCCACCATCAAATAAAGAGGATTTATTTAAGTTAATGATGGATATGAATTTTATAAAAACATGAACACTAAATTTCCTCCCCCTCAATTATTAATTGAGGGGGTTTTTAACTAAAGCTGCTGTATAAACAATAGTCATCGCAAAAAGGCACGAACGTTGTTTAACAACATTCGTGCCTAACTTTTATTTTTATAAAGTTTACTAGTATATAAAAAAATTAATCTCGAGATAGGTGTAACCAATCGGGATAACTAAAAGGACATTTTATCTTTGTCTTAGTAGAAGACGTTTCATTTTAATGAAATGATTTAACTACTTTTTAACATTTATTACTTTATATCCAACATACAAGATGATAAACCAAACCGGTGCAACATATAGAGCAACACGCATATCTGGTATAAACGTCATTAACACAATAACCATTAATAAGAATGCGA
Coding sequences:
- a CDS encoding energy-coupling factor ABC transporter permease; its protein translation is MKSIFSKLFYFGIVLLFIPKPAYAMHIMEGFLPVKWAIFWFALCLPFLVIGLRKIKNTLKDHPESKMLLGLSGAFAFVLSALKIPSVTGSCSHPTGVGLGTILFGPFVMSVMGSIVLLFQALLLAHGGLTTLGANIFSMAIVGPFIAYGIYKGATKLGVSISIAVFLAAMLGDLGTYVMTSIQLALAFPSEVGGTFASFQKFSGIFALTQVPLAVSEGILTVIVMNFLQKYNVRELMNLNILKVKEN
- a CDS encoding energy-coupling factor ABC transporter substrate-binding protein, translating into MLKKNLILLSLVIILVIFPIIFIKDAEFGGADGEAEEAITEINSSYEPWFNSIWEPPSGEIESLLFVLQAAIGAGFIGYFVGYMRGRAKKSKVNS
- the cbiQ gene encoding cobalt ECF transporter T component CbiQ, which codes for MLSIDQYAHINKLATINANQKISLSIGALLFVWLTKNLAVTIWTFVLLSFVIVYIARIPLRFYLMLLLAPASFCLLGVLSIALSYTISPLPSEVIWEVTIFKLTIFIIERDLNRAVQLFYTAFGTVTCLYSCILTTPMYEINNLLKKLKVPDILIELMTLTYHFIFLFLDCMVKVYTAQQTRLGHQSLRNRYHSLSLLITALFREIFYRHDQLVLAMKARNIDSFLIPTNFYKKKSRSKKLTWITVTYFSINMVLWLL
- a CDS encoding ABC transporter ATP-binding protein, yielding MTTPFFKLNNVTYCYPDGTKALSNLNFELPKNKKIAILGKNGSGKSTLFQLLMGLIQPTEGEIHFEGVSISYKKSTLANLRQRVGLLFQDANNQLFASTVKQDVMYGPINLGWSDSKVNQQVDEALQLTELTSLADRPIHFLSGGQKKRATIAGVYAMNPSVFILDEPTSSLDYYFSKQLMHYLDYLSDGTRTFLYATHQINLVYGWADYYIVLHDGKVLYEGDAEGLFSNNELLELAHIEKPWIFEVYQQMNTGLSSQISPPSNKEDLFKLMMDMNFIKT
- the cobJ gene encoding precorrin-3B C(17)-methyltransferase; amino-acid sequence: MQKGKIFVVGFGPGDYEHITKRAVDALKESDFIIGYKTYVELIAHLVTAKSIVSTGMTEEVSRAQEAVRQAELGNIVSVISSGDAGVYGMAGLVYEVLIELGWTAESGIEVEVVPGISAINSCASLLGAPVMHDSCTISLSDHLTPWTVIEKRIEAAAMADFVVAFYNPKSGRRTRQIVEAQRILLKYRSPATPVGLVKSAYREKQQIVMTTLAEMLNHEIGMLTTVVVGNSSTFYYDNKMITPRGYQRKYTLGEEKQPLKPHQRLKKEAEPWALDQETGLAASGYEQIVAKKKVNKSALELANEALALVTGLRKESSSVQVQTKPIVNQKIESIFEIAVSPGVANKFFTPEQMRSLADVVGENGTMEYTPDHKIHLKITTEDPSFIVEKLERVGFLLAPIGDYLNLKACDFCYGEKTDAIPYAEQIQRELGGMKLPKELNIGINGCGMACYRAVFDDIGIVYRKKKFDLFIGAKPVGRTAHAAQPVAEGIEPDELVPLVTKIINEYKANAHPNERLFKYFKRVKRILNYDYHDMSCKIEVEPAPCGD